A stretch of Mesorhizobium sp. M2A.F.Ca.ET.046.03.2.1 DNA encodes these proteins:
- a CDS encoding DUF1772 domain-containing protein has product MMKLLPALTFIAAIGSGVVGGVFFAFSNFVMAALARLPVPSGIAAMNSINVTVITPTFMTALFGTGVICLVLIAAALFGWSQSGSYWLLAGAVIYFVGNPIVTMVINVPLNDALAAVDPQSANGAAVWANHLSQWVMWNRVRTVTAIVSMACFIMALI; this is encoded by the coding sequence ATGATGAAACTTCTCCCCGCCCTCACCTTCATCGCCGCGATCGGCTCCGGCGTGGTCGGCGGCGTGTTCTTCGCCTTTTCCAATTTCGTCATGGCGGCACTCGCGCGGCTGCCCGTCCCAAGCGGCATCGCGGCGATGAATTCGATCAATGTCACGGTGATCACGCCGACCTTCATGACGGCGCTGTTCGGCACCGGCGTCATCTGCCTGGTGTTGATTGCCGCCGCTCTCTTCGGCTGGAGCCAGTCCGGCTCATACTGGCTGCTTGCCGGCGCGGTGATCTATTTCGTCGGCAACCCGATCGTGACCATGGTCATCAACGTTCCGCTCAACGACGCTTTAGCCGCCGTCGATCCGCAGAGCGCCAACGGCGCCGCCGTCTGGGCGAACCATCTGAGCCAATGGGTGATGTGGAACCGCGTCCGCACCGTCACCGCTATCGTGTCGATGGCCTGCTTCATCATGGCTTTGATCTGA
- a CDS encoding helix-turn-helix domain-containing protein: protein MSSQTGDDHVFKALAHPRRRELLDRLKDQPQTTGALCEAFPDMDRCTVMMHLKVLEEADLVIARREGRERWNHLNALPIKQIHDRWISQYAGHAISILDRLKSDLES, encoded by the coding sequence ATGTCAAGCCAAACCGGGGACGACCATGTTTTCAAGGCTTTGGCGCATCCGCGCCGGCGCGAATTGCTGGATCGCCTGAAGGATCAGCCGCAGACCACCGGCGCGCTTTGCGAGGCGTTCCCGGACATGGACCGCTGCACGGTGATGATGCATCTGAAAGTGCTGGAGGAGGCCGACCTGGTGATTGCGAGGCGCGAGGGACGCGAGCGTTGGAACCATCTCAATGCCTTGCCGATCAAGCAGATCCACGATCGCTGGATCAGCCAGTATGCCGGCCATGCGATCAGCATTCTCGACCGGCTGAAGTCCGACCTTGAGAGCTGA
- a CDS encoding SelT/SelW/SelH family protein, with amino-acid sequence MTDKPLPVIRITYCTQCQWLLRAGWMAQELLSTFGTDLGEVTLVPGTGGIFTISCNDQLIWDRKRDGGFPDAAKLKQLVRDVIDPDRDLGHADRKTHKKTDPA; translated from the coding sequence ATGACCGACAAGCCGCTTCCCGTCATCCGCATCACCTATTGCACGCAATGCCAATGGCTGTTGCGTGCCGGCTGGATGGCGCAGGAGCTGCTTTCCACCTTCGGCACCGATCTCGGCGAGGTGACGCTGGTGCCGGGCACCGGCGGCATCTTCACCATTTCCTGCAACGATCAGCTGATCTGGGACCGTAAGCGCGACGGCGGCTTTCCGGATGCGGCGAAGCTGAAGCAGCTGGTCCGCGACGTCATCGATCCGGATCGGGATCTCGGCCATGCTGACCGCAAAACCCACAAGAAGACCGACCCCGCCTAA
- a CDS encoding SRPBCC domain-containing protein → MSLGFRISGRIGKPVAEVFDAVVNPTKLSGYFTTLGGASAPLVPGTTVTWWNTVPVEVDEVVPNERIVLRWDGGGPGVVPAYKTTIEMNFEALDDGGTFVTIAESGWREDEAGRKSSYGNCEGWSQMLSCMKAYVEYGINLREGFYPSEMRGELPTSESK, encoded by the coding sequence ATGTCCCTTGGATTCAGGATTTCCGGGCGCATCGGCAAACCAGTCGCCGAGGTCTTCGACGCCGTCGTCAACCCGACGAAGCTCAGTGGGTATTTTACAACGCTTGGCGGCGCCTCGGCGCCGCTGGTCCCCGGCACCACGGTCACATGGTGGAATACCGTGCCCGTCGAGGTCGATGAAGTGGTGCCCAACGAGCGCATCGTGCTGCGCTGGGATGGCGGCGGCCCCGGCGTTGTACCGGCTTACAAGACCACGATCGAAATGAACTTCGAAGCCCTGGATGACGGTGGCACCTTCGTCACCATTGCCGAAAGCGGATGGCGCGAGGACGAGGCCGGCCGCAAATCATCCTACGGCAATTGCGAGGGCTGGTCGCAGATGCTGTCATGCATGAAAGCTTACGTCGAGTACGGCATCAATCTGCGTGAAGGGTTCTACCCCAGCGAAATGCGCGGTGAACTGCCGACGTCGGAAAGCAAATGA
- a CDS encoding YebC/PmpR family DNA-binding transcriptional regulator, with the protein MAGHSQFKNIMHRKGRQDAVRSKMFSKLAREITVAAKTGTPDPAMNPRLRLAMQNAKAVSMPKDNIQRAINKASAGDGENYEAVRYEGYGPGGVALIVEALTDNRNRSASNVRAAFTKAGGALGETGSVSFMWNRVGEIYYPASAGSADKVMEAAIEAGADDVESDEEGHTIYCSFESLGDVSKSLEAALGEAESVKAIWQPQNNVPVDEERAQSLMKLVATLEDDDDVQSVYANFEVDDETMAKLSAA; encoded by the coding sequence ATGGCTGGCCATTCGCAATTTAAGAACATCATGCACCGCAAGGGCCGTCAGGACGCGGTGCGGTCGAAAATGTTTTCCAAGCTGGCGCGCGAAATCACTGTCGCGGCCAAGACCGGCACGCCGGACCCGGCGATGAACCCGAGGCTTCGCCTTGCGATGCAGAACGCCAAGGCCGTGTCGATGCCGAAGGACAACATCCAGCGCGCCATCAACAAGGCTTCCGCGGGCGACGGCGAGAACTACGAAGCCGTGCGCTACGAGGGTTATGGCCCGGGCGGCGTGGCGCTGATCGTCGAGGCGCTGACCGACAACCGCAATCGCTCGGCATCCAATGTGCGCGCCGCCTTCACCAAGGCCGGCGGGGCGCTCGGCGAAACCGGCTCGGTGTCCTTCATGTGGAACCGCGTCGGCGAAATCTACTATCCGGCTTCGGCCGGCAGCGCCGACAAGGTGATGGAAGCCGCGATCGAGGCCGGCGCCGACGATGTCGAGTCCGATGAGGAAGGCCACACCATCTATTGCAGCTTCGAAAGTCTCGGCGACGTGTCGAAGTCGCTAGAAGCGGCGCTCGGCGAGGCTGAATCGGTCAAGGCGATCTGGCAGCCGCAGAACAACGTCCCGGTCGACGAAGAGCGGGCGCAGTCGCTGATGAAGCTGGTCGCCACCCTCGAGGATGACGACGACGTGCAGAGCGTCTACGCCAATTTCGAGGTCGACGACGAGACGATGGCCAAGCTCAGCGCGGCCTGA
- a CDS encoding TerC family protein, whose protein sequence is MQLIEFLAPHFAFVSDPTAWVALLTLVVLEIVLGIDNLIFISILTNKLPEAQRARARRLGISAALVMRLILLATISIIVQLTTPVFTAFGHGFSWRDLILIAGGLFLVWKATREIHHTVDPQDHQDTMVGTLQLSLAGAIFQILLLDLVFSIDSIITAVGMTDEIAIMYIAVIVAVSVMMLAATPLANFIARNPSIVMLALGFLLMIGMTLIADGMGYHVPKGYIYAAMGFSALVEGLNMLARNRKKQGSGGGH, encoded by the coding sequence ATGCAGCTCATCGAGTTCCTGGCGCCGCATTTTGCCTTTGTTTCCGACCCGACCGCCTGGGTCGCGCTTTTGACGTTGGTGGTGCTCGAGATCGTGCTCGGCATCGACAATCTGATCTTCATCTCGATTTTGACCAACAAGCTGCCGGAAGCGCAGCGCGCCCGGGCCCGCCGGCTGGGCATCTCGGCGGCGCTGGTCATGCGCCTCATCCTGCTCGCCACGATCTCGATCATCGTGCAGCTGACGACGCCGGTGTTCACCGCCTTCGGCCACGGATTTTCCTGGCGCGACCTGATCCTGATCGCCGGCGGCCTGTTCCTGGTCTGGAAGGCGACCAGGGAAATCCATCACACTGTCGACCCGCAGGATCATCAGGACACGATGGTGGGTACGCTGCAGCTGAGCCTTGCCGGCGCGATCTTCCAGATCCTGCTGCTCGATCTCGTCTTCTCGATCGATTCCATCATCACCGCCGTCGGCATGACCGACGAGATCGCCATCATGTATATCGCCGTGATCGTGGCGGTGAGCGTGATGATGCTGGCTGCGACGCCGCTCGCCAATTTCATCGCCAGGAACCCCTCCATTGTCATGCTGGCGCTGGGCTTCCTGCTGATGATCGGCATGACGCTGATCGCAGACGGCATGGGCTATCACGTGCCGAAGGGCTACATCTACGCCGCCATGGGCTTTTCGGCGCTGGTCGAGGGTCTCAACATGCTGGCGCGGAATCGCAAGAAGCAGGGGTCGGGCGGCGGGCATTGA